In one window of Branchiostoma lanceolatum isolate klBraLanc5 chromosome 15, klBraLanc5.hap2, whole genome shotgun sequence DNA:
- the LOC136420252 gene encoding deleted in malignant brain tumors 1 protein-like yields the protein MAYGNNENCEWTITVPEGSTVRLTLHSFQLENADSLTIYDKDGDSATQLQSYTGVESVYPITSASNEMLVRFTSGPSYTAQGSIFSYTATPTSGTRCGGNLTAPPVGFVTSPNYPNDYGNEENCDWTITVPEGNIVRLTFDSFVTEADFDFLFVYDGDSDTAAPLQRLTGGTSAAYVPPITSTSTQMFVRFTSDESVTDQGFEFSYIAKTAVPISNARCGGSLTAPPKGYVTSPNYPMAYGNNENCEWTITVPEGNTVNLTVDSFNVEDGYDFLNIYDGDSNSRILLRR from the exons ATGGCCTACGGAAACAATGAGaattgtgagtggacgatcaccgtgccaGAAGGAAGCACCGTTCGTCTCACGTTGCACAGCTTCCAACTCGAGAATGCTGACTCTTTGACCATCTACGACAAAGACGGTGACAGTGCTACGCAATTGCAGAG CTATACAGGTGTGGAGTCAGTCTACCCGATCACCAGTGCATCTAACGAGATGCTTGTAAGGTTTACATCTGGCCCATCTTACACGGCTCAGGGGTCCATATTCTCCTACACTG CAACACCAACCAGTGGTACTAGATGTGGAGGAAACTTGACGGCTCCCCCTGTAGGCtttgtgacatcaccgaactatcccaatGACTACGGCAACGAGGAGAATTGTGACTGGACGATCACCGTACCTGAAGGAAATATAGTCCGTCTGACATTTGACAGCTTCGTCACTGAGGCAGATTTTGACTTTCTGTTCGTCTACGATGGGGACAGCGACACCGCAGCTCCGTTACAACG ATTGACAGGTGGCACGTCAGCCGCATATGTTCCACCTATCACCAGCACATCTACCCAAATGTtcgtgaggtttacatctgacgaaAGTGTCACGGATCAAGGGTTCGAGTTCTCCTACATAG CAAAAACAGCAGTCCCGATTAGTAATGCTAGATGTGGAGGCTCCCTGACGGCTCCCCCGAAAGGTtatgtgacatcaccgaactacccCATGGCCTACGGAAACAATGAGaattgtgagtggacgatcaccgtgccaGAAGGAAACACCGTTAATCTCACGGTTGACAGCTTCAATGTCGAGGACGGTTATGACTTTCTGAACATCTACGATGGTGACAGTAACAGTAGAATATTGTTGCGGAGGTAA